The Monodelphis domestica isolate mMonDom1 chromosome 7, mMonDom1.pri, whole genome shotgun sequence genome window below encodes:
- the POLR3K gene encoding DNA-directed RNA polymerase III subunit RPC10: protein MLLFCPGCGNGLIVEEGQRCHRFACNTCPYVHNITRKVTNRKYPKLKEVDDVLGGAAAWENVDSTAEPCPKCEHPRAYFMQLQTRSADEPMTTFYKCCNAQCGHRWRD from the exons ATGCTACTTTTCTGTCCAGGCTGCGGGAATGGGTTGATCGTGGAGGAGGGACAACGCTGCCACCGCTTCGCTTGCAACACGTGCCCTTACGTGCACAACATCACCCGGAAG GTAACGAATCGGAAGTATCCAAAGCTGAAGGAAGTGGATGATGTGCTTGGTGGAGCTGCTGCTTGGGAGAATGTTGACTCTACTGCAG AACCTTGCCCCAAATGTGAACATCCTCGAGCCTACTTCATGCAGCTTCAGACTCGATCTGCCGACGAGCCTATGACTACTTTCTACAAGTGCTGCAATGCTCAGTGTGGGCATCGATGGCGGGACTAG